The following proteins are encoded in a genomic region of Neospora caninum Liverpool complete genome, chromosome XI:
- a CDS encoding Cytochrome c oxidase subunit 2, related, translating into MDVFRSFWNRRGAASGGAATSSGRPAECRSTGEEKSSVLLQSLKASSEQKSGATLQNVAASDYVTPQKYLDDPDKIPTYYVFQSNMVTDEDLLPGMLRNLEVDKRLTLPTRTHIRFLITATDVIHSWAVPALGIKADAIPGRLQRINTFIQREGVFYGQCSELCGALHGFMPIVIEAVSPETYAAHAKKWYKD; encoded by the coding sequence ATGGACGTTTTCCGGTCCTTTTGGAACCGGCGGGGTGCGGCCTCGGGGGGCGCCGCCACCAGCTCTGGTCGTCCTGCCGAATGCCGTTCcacgggagaggagaaatcCTCAGTTTTGCTGCAGTCCCTGAAGGCGAGCTCTGAGCAGAAAAGTGGAGCGACGCTTCAGAATGTGGCAGCTTCAGACTACGTGACGCCACAGAAATACCTGGATGACCCCGACAAAATTCCCACCTACTACGTGTTTCAGTCCAACATGGTAACGGATGAAGACCTCTTGCCAGGAATGCTACGAAATTTGGAAGTCGACAAGCGTTTAACTCTGCCAACTCGTACGCATATTCGCTTCCTTATCACTGCAACAGATGTGATTCATTCGTGGGCTGTCCCGGCACTGGGAATCAAGGCTGATGCCATCCCAGGCAGGCTGCAGCGTATCAACACCTTCAtccagcgagaaggcgtttTCTACGGTCAGTGTTCCGAGCTCTGTGGAGCGCTCCACGGCTTCATGCCGATCGTTATTGAGGCTGTGAGTCCAGAAACGTATGCAGCTCATGCGAAGAAGTGGTACAAAGATTGA